The DNA window TTCGGCGTGCAGCTTCGCCACCCGCCCGCGCAGATCCTCGAGCTCCTTGCGCAGCTTCAACGGCGTCGGTAACAGCTCGTCGGCGGGCACACCCTCCGCCTTGAGCTTGCGCTGGACGAACAGCTCGTCGTACGGCCGCTCCAGATCCTGGATCGGCTTGCCAGCGCCGGGCAGGTTGTCGAACCCGCCGTTGTCCATGGACTCGCGGATCTGCTTGTCCACCCAGTTCTCGAACGAGACGCCGGGCGGCTTGCGCTCGGTCATGCAGCCATCTTCTACGACACTCGACGTACGTCCTAGGAGGTAGCTCACAAGCCGCTTCTCGCTGTACGTACCGGGCTCCCCGGATCGGCAGGCTGCAGGGCATGACTGAGGTGACTCGCCGAGGTGTCCTCGGCGCCGTAGCGGGCGCGGCCGCGTTGTCCGGGCTGCCCGCGACCACGGCACAAG is part of the Tenggerimyces flavus genome and encodes:
- a CDS encoding J-domain-containing protein; the protein is MTERKPPGVSFENWVDKQIRESMDNGGFDNLPGAGKPIQDLERPYDELFVQRKLKAEGVPADELLPTPLKLRKELEDLRGRVAKLHAERSVREVVTELNDRIRDWIRFPIGGPPVHVVPVDIEKVVEQWREDRATPAEPTTAAPKVAVRKRWWHRLLGGAEPNG